Proteins found in one Micromonospora sp. WMMD1082 genomic segment:
- a CDS encoding aminoglycoside phosphotransferase family protein, producing the protein MTAPTLIAAGRDADVYALDADRVLRRYRDGMDVAVEAAFMTHLHGAGFPVPRVHEASGAELVMQRVPGPTMLQALVAGTIDVEPAADILADLHRRLHAVAPLPGTGAAAPAPAGPAAAAAAVGAAAGPAAAGAAAAVGAGERILHLDVHPDNVILDPRGPVLVDWRNVRHGPPGLDVAMTALILAQVAVDPAQPMAAEAGDLLRAYLSAIRDHAPPLVDAAVAIRRANPTQTPTERALLPTATTLLLT; encoded by the coding sequence ATGACCGCTCCCACGCTCATCGCCGCCGGTCGGGACGCCGACGTGTACGCCCTCGACGCCGATCGGGTGCTGCGCCGATACCGCGACGGCATGGATGTGGCGGTGGAGGCCGCGTTCATGACCCACCTGCACGGCGCCGGCTTCCCGGTGCCCCGGGTGCACGAGGCGTCCGGCGCGGAGCTGGTCATGCAGCGGGTGCCCGGTCCCACGATGCTCCAGGCGCTGGTCGCCGGCACGATCGACGTCGAGCCGGCGGCCGATATCCTCGCCGACCTGCACCGCCGGCTGCACGCCGTCGCGCCGCTGCCCGGCACGGGCGCCGCTGCCCCTGCCCCTGCCGGTCCCGCTGCCGCCGCTGCCGCTGTCGGTGCCGCCGCCGGTCCCGCTGCTGCCGGTGCTGCTGCCGCTGTCGGTGCCGGCGAGCGGATCCTGCACCTGGACGTTCACCCGGACAACGTCATCCTCGACCCGCGCGGCCCGGTGCTCGTCGACTGGCGCAACGTCCGGCACGGCCCGCCCGGGCTGGACGTCGCGATGACCGCCCTGATCCTCGCCCAGGTGGCCGTGGACCCGGCCCAACCGATGGCCGCCGAGGCCGGTGACCTGCTACGGGCCTACCTGTCCGCGATCCGCGACCACGCCCCGCCCCTGGTCGACGCCGCCGTGGCGATCCGCCGCGCCAACCCCACCCAGACCCCCACCGAACGCGCCCTCCTCCCCACCGCAACAACCCTCCTCCTCACCTGA
- a CDS encoding GntR family transcriptional regulator: MTYPLVGGRTAGPSAAERAYRHLKRSILEQLYPGGSLVSEGEIAEATGVSRTPVREALLRLEAEGLVRLFPKRGALILPVSAREIADVIEARRLVEVHAAERVWPRRAEIRVDLAARLARMRAAHAAGDLTALMAADRAFHATVVDAAGNQILAELYQRLRDRQLRMGEASFRLSPRWAEAALTEHAAQLAALDTDDPQPWLAAVAAHIETAARVFLGPR; encoded by the coding sequence ATGACGTATCCGCTCGTGGGTGGTCGGACCGCGGGGCCGTCGGCGGCCGAACGCGCCTACCGACATCTGAAACGCTCCATCCTGGAGCAGCTGTATCCCGGTGGGTCGCTGGTCAGCGAGGGGGAGATCGCCGAGGCGACCGGGGTCTCCCGCACCCCGGTACGCGAGGCGTTGCTGCGGCTGGAGGCCGAAGGGCTGGTCCGGCTCTTCCCGAAGCGGGGAGCGCTGATCCTGCCGGTGTCCGCCCGCGAGATCGCCGACGTGATCGAGGCCCGCCGCCTCGTCGAGGTGCACGCCGCCGAGCGGGTCTGGCCCCGGCGCGCCGAGATCCGCGTCGACCTCGCCGCCCGGCTGGCGCGGATGCGGGCCGCGCACGCCGCCGGTGACCTGACCGCCCTGATGGCCGCCGACCGGGCGTTTCACGCCACCGTCGTCGACGCCGCCGGCAACCAGATCCTCGCCGAGCTGTACCAGCGGCTGCGCGACCGGCAGTTGCGGATGGGGGAGGCCAGCTTCCGGCTCTCACCACGCTGGGCCGAGGCGGCGCTGACCGAGCACGCCGCGCAGCTGGCCGCCCTGGACACCGACGACCCGCAGCCCTGGCTCGCCGCGGTGGCCGCACACATCGAGACCGCCGCGCGCGTGTTCCTGGGCCCCCGGTGA
- a CDS encoding MFS transporter, which produces MSRSAAPRTPHARAGLVWGVALSAYVAAVFHRSSLGVTGVDATHRFEISAATLATFSVAQLAVYAIMQVPVGMLLDRYGSRRLLVTGGALMVAGQLAFALVTDVRLAVAARVLIGLGDAMTFISVLRIVTFWFPGRRNPLLVQLTGTFGQLGAILGAVPLVALLHHAGWTVAFLTAAGIGAAAVLMVLAAVHDGPRPATGPTMASPPAVASPPAVVPPRGERSAAPPAPVGGRLAAAWAHPGTRLGLWTHFVTQFSGTVFALLWGFPFLVQGQGLTPTAAATLLTVLTLAMLLTGPAIAHLCARYPLRRSVLVFTITGATAAIWAVVLAWPGRAPGWLLVTLVLVLALNGPGSMIGFDYARTFNPVSRIGSATGIVNVGGFTASIILVLAIGVVLDLATPTGRAAPDLTAFRWAFAVQYLLWAVGAVQVLRWRNATRRDHGGDHGGSAAQAGRAAAVPIRRRGGRFASKDGRRRQRRRGAVAAALRAGAE; this is translated from the coding sequence GTGAGCAGATCCGCCGCACCACGGACCCCACACGCCCGCGCCGGGCTGGTCTGGGGCGTGGCGCTCAGCGCGTACGTGGCGGCGGTGTTCCACCGCAGTTCGCTCGGCGTGACCGGGGTGGACGCCACGCACCGATTCGAGATCAGCGCGGCGACCCTGGCCACCTTCAGCGTGGCCCAGCTCGCCGTGTACGCCATCATGCAGGTGCCGGTCGGGATGCTGCTCGACCGGTACGGCTCGCGTCGGCTGCTGGTCACCGGCGGCGCGTTGATGGTCGCCGGTCAGCTCGCCTTCGCCCTCGTTACCGACGTACGCCTCGCCGTGGCGGCCCGGGTCCTGATCGGCCTCGGCGACGCGATGACCTTCATCAGCGTCCTGCGGATCGTCACCTTCTGGTTCCCGGGTCGCCGCAACCCGCTGCTGGTCCAGCTCACCGGCACGTTCGGCCAGCTGGGTGCGATCCTCGGCGCCGTACCGTTGGTGGCGCTGCTGCACCACGCCGGCTGGACCGTCGCCTTCCTGACCGCGGCCGGGATCGGCGCGGCGGCGGTGCTGATGGTGCTCGCCGCGGTCCACGACGGTCCACGCCCGGCGACCGGGCCGACCATGGCATCACCGCCGGCCGTGGCATCGCCGCCTGCCGTGGTGCCGCCGCGCGGCGAGCGGAGCGCAGCACCGCCGGCTCCGGTCGGCGGGCGGCTGGCCGCCGCGTGGGCGCATCCCGGCACCCGCCTCGGGCTCTGGACACACTTCGTCACCCAGTTCTCCGGCACCGTCTTCGCCCTGCTGTGGGGCTTCCCGTTCCTGGTGCAGGGGCAGGGACTCACCCCGACCGCCGCGGCCACGCTGCTCACCGTGCTGACCCTGGCGATGCTGCTGACCGGCCCGGCGATCGCCCACCTGTGCGCCCGGTACCCGCTGCGCCGCTCGGTGCTGGTCTTCACCATCACCGGTGCCACCGCCGCCATCTGGGCGGTGGTGCTCGCCTGGCCCGGCCGGGCCCCCGGCTGGCTGCTGGTCACGCTGGTGCTGGTCCTGGCGCTCAACGGCCCCGGCTCGATGATCGGCTTCGACTACGCGCGTACCTTCAACCCGGTCAGCCGGATCGGCAGCGCCACCGGGATCGTCAACGTGGGCGGCTTCACCGCGTCGATCATCCTGGTGCTCGCGATCGGCGTCGTGCTGGACCTGGCCACCCCGACCGGGCGGGCCGCCCCCGACCTGACCGCGTTCCGCTGGGCGTTCGCGGTGCAGTACCTCCTCTGGGCCGTCGGCGCGGTGCAGGTACTGCGCTGGCGCAACGCCACTCGCCGCGACCACGGCGGCGACCACGGTGGTTCCGCCGCGCAAGCCGGGCGCGCGGCAGCGGTGCCGATCCGTCGTCGCGGCGGTAGGTTCGCCTCCAAAGACGGACGCCGCCGCCAGCGACGCCGCGGTGCGGTGGCGGCGGCGCTGCGCGCCGGCGCGGAGTAG
- a CDS encoding S-(hydroxymethyl)mycothiol dehydrogenase → MSQQVRGVISRSKGAPVEVTEIVVPDPGPGEAVVRVQSCGVCHTDLHYREGGINDDYPFLLGHEAAGIVEQVGEGVDAVAPGDFVVLNWRAVCGVCRACRRGRPWYCFATHNAAQKMTLTDGTELSPALGIGAFAEKTLVHAGQCTKVDPAARPAAVGLLGCGVMAGLGAAMNTGGVTRGDSVAVIGCGGVGDAAVAGAALAGATTIIAVDTDSRKLDWARRFGATHTVNASEADPVAEIQAATGGFGADVVIDAVGRPETWKQAFYARDLAGTVVLVGVPTPEMRIELPLLDVFGRGGALKSSWYGDCLPSRDFPMLTVLYLQGRLDLDAFVTEEIPLDGVEEAFARMHRGDVLRSVVVF, encoded by the coding sequence GTGAGCCAGCAGGTACGAGGGGTCATCTCCCGCAGCAAGGGGGCGCCCGTCGAGGTCACCGAGATCGTGGTCCCCGACCCCGGCCCCGGTGAGGCGGTGGTACGGGTGCAGTCCTGCGGGGTCTGCCACACCGACCTGCACTACCGCGAGGGCGGCATCAACGACGACTACCCGTTCCTGCTCGGCCACGAGGCGGCCGGCATCGTCGAGCAGGTCGGCGAGGGGGTCGACGCGGTCGCGCCGGGCGACTTCGTGGTGCTCAACTGGCGGGCCGTCTGCGGCGTGTGCCGGGCCTGCCGGCGGGGCCGTCCCTGGTACTGCTTCGCCACCCACAACGCCGCCCAGAAGATGACCCTGACCGACGGCACCGAACTCTCCCCGGCGCTGGGCATCGGCGCCTTCGCCGAGAAGACCCTCGTCCACGCCGGCCAGTGCACCAAGGTGGACCCGGCCGCCCGGCCGGCCGCCGTCGGTCTGCTCGGCTGCGGGGTGATGGCGGGGCTCGGCGCGGCGATGAACACCGGTGGGGTGACCCGGGGCGACTCCGTGGCGGTGATCGGCTGTGGCGGCGTCGGCGACGCGGCGGTGGCCGGTGCGGCGCTGGCCGGCGCGACGACGATCATCGCGGTGGACACCGACTCCCGCAAGCTCGACTGGGCCCGCAGGTTCGGCGCCACCCACACCGTCAACGCCTCCGAGGCCGACCCGGTGGCCGAGATCCAGGCCGCCACCGGCGGCTTCGGCGCCGACGTGGTGATCGACGCCGTCGGCCGGCCGGAAACCTGGAAGCAGGCCTTCTACGCCCGCGACCTGGCCGGCACCGTCGTGCTGGTCGGCGTGCCCACGCCCGAGATGCGCATCGAGCTGCCCCTGCTGGACGTGTTCGGCCGCGGCGGCGCGCTCAAGTCCAGCTGGTACGGCGACTGCCTACCCAGCCGCGACTTCCCGATGCTCACCGTGCTCTACCTGCAGGGCCGGCTCGACCTGGACGCCTTCGTCACCGAGGAGATCCCGCTGGACGGGGTCGAGGAGGCGTTCGCCCGGATGCACCGTGGCGACGTGCTCCGGTCGGTGGTGGTCTTCTGA
- a CDS encoding MBL fold metallo-hydrolase has translation MAARIDHAVTSGTFSLDGQTFDVDNNVWVVGDDAECVVIDAPHDVDAILDVVAGRRVTAIVATHAHDDHVRVAPQLSRATGAPVLLHPADRVLWDMVHPDEPPGGQLGDGQTIEVGGTTLTVLHTPGHSPGACCLYAPALDVVFTGDTLFAGGPGATGRSYSDFGTIVDSIRDRLLTLPPQTVVHTGHGASTTIAAEAPHLPPPTPR, from the coding sequence ATGGCCGCCCGGATCGACCACGCCGTCACCTCCGGCACCTTCTCCCTCGACGGTCAGACCTTCGACGTCGACAACAACGTCTGGGTGGTCGGCGACGACGCCGAATGCGTCGTCATCGACGCCCCGCACGATGTCGACGCCATCCTCGACGTGGTCGCCGGCCGGCGGGTCACCGCGATCGTCGCCACCCACGCCCACGACGACCACGTCCGGGTCGCCCCGCAGCTGTCCCGGGCCACCGGCGCCCCGGTGCTGCTGCACCCCGCTGACCGGGTGCTGTGGGACATGGTGCACCCCGACGAGCCGCCCGGCGGGCAGCTCGGCGACGGCCAGACGATCGAGGTCGGCGGGACCACCCTGACCGTGCTGCACACCCCCGGGCACAGCCCCGGCGCGTGCTGCCTGTACGCCCCGGCGCTCGACGTCGTCTTCACCGGCGACACGCTGTTCGCCGGCGGACCGGGTGCCACCGGCCGCTCGTACAGCGACTTCGGCACCATCGTCGACTCGATCCGGGACCGGCTGCTCACCCTGCCGCCGCAGACCGTCGTGCACACCGGCCACGGCGCCAGCACCACCATCGCCGCCGAGGCCCCACACCTCCCACCACCAACCCCGCGTTGA
- a CDS encoding alkaline phosphatase D family protein → MTNTLDRRTLLRVAGASAGTAALAGATLAGSATAQAATGAFRHGVASGDPLPDGILLWTRLTPTEQAQPGSGLGPEVQVTWQVSADPDFTDVVSQGALVTGPARDHTVRVPVTGLAAASTYWYRFGYAGGWSPTGRTMTAPDVEAEIDRLRLGVVSCSNWEAGYFAAYRHLAERGDLNLVVHLGDYLYEYGTGEFTAGGSVVRPVSPTHETLSLADYRARHALYKTDPDLQALHAALPWVITWDDHEVANDQWSGGAENHTPGVEGDFATRLAAARQAYLEWMPVRSGADGAIYRRLRFGRLAELSMLDLRTYRSQQASGTAVDDRSRTITGADQMAWLKAGLSTSTARWKLVGNSVMIARLDVGALPAWLLGPLGTLLGIPQNGAVLNVDQWDGYNADRNQLVDHLRSTGTRDVVFLTGDIHTSWASEVTTRATGAANPAAAEFVVPSVTSDNVNDFLGLPAGNPLSALGTTLIRSTNPHVRWTELDGHGYGVLEVTRQRCRMDWYHLADRTRRASAARWVAGWSVGAGSSTLRRESAPAA, encoded by the coding sequence ATGACGAACACCCTCGACCGTCGTACCCTCCTGCGCGTGGCCGGCGCCTCCGCCGGTACGGCGGCGCTGGCCGGCGCCACCCTCGCCGGCAGCGCCACGGCACAGGCTGCCACCGGGGCGTTCCGGCACGGTGTGGCCTCCGGTGATCCACTCCCCGACGGGATCCTGCTGTGGACCCGGCTCACCCCGACCGAGCAGGCCCAGCCCGGCTCGGGGCTCGGTCCCGAGGTCCAGGTGACCTGGCAGGTGTCCGCCGATCCGGACTTCACGGACGTCGTGTCGCAGGGCGCGCTGGTCACCGGTCCGGCGCGGGACCACACGGTCCGGGTGCCGGTGACCGGGCTCGCGGCGGCCAGCACCTACTGGTACCGCTTCGGCTACGCGGGCGGCTGGTCGCCGACCGGGCGCACGATGACCGCCCCGGACGTTGAGGCGGAGATCGACCGGTTGCGGCTGGGCGTGGTCTCCTGTTCGAACTGGGAGGCAGGTTACTTCGCGGCGTACCGGCACCTCGCCGAGCGCGGCGATCTCAACCTGGTGGTGCACCTGGGCGACTACCTCTACGAGTACGGCACCGGCGAGTTCACCGCGGGCGGGTCGGTGGTGCGGCCGGTGAGCCCGACACACGAGACGCTCAGCCTGGCCGACTACCGTGCCCGGCACGCCCTCTACAAGACCGACCCGGATCTGCAGGCGCTGCACGCCGCGCTGCCGTGGGTGATCACCTGGGACGACCACGAGGTGGCCAACGACCAGTGGTCCGGCGGGGCCGAGAACCACACCCCCGGCGTGGAGGGTGACTTCGCCACCCGGCTCGCGGCGGCGCGGCAGGCGTACCTGGAATGGATGCCGGTGCGCTCCGGCGCCGACGGCGCGATCTACCGGCGGCTGCGCTTCGGCCGGCTCGCCGAACTGTCCATGCTCGACCTGCGCACCTACCGGTCGCAGCAGGCCTCGGGTACCGCGGTGGACGACCGGTCGCGGACCATCACCGGCGCCGACCAGATGGCCTGGCTCAAGGCCGGCCTGTCGACCTCGACCGCCCGGTGGAAACTGGTCGGCAACTCGGTGATGATCGCCCGGTTGGACGTCGGTGCGCTGCCGGCCTGGCTGCTCGGCCCGCTGGGAACGTTGCTGGGCATCCCGCAGAACGGGGCGGTGCTCAACGTCGACCAGTGGGACGGCTACAACGCCGACCGCAACCAGCTGGTCGACCACCTGCGGTCGACCGGCACCCGCGACGTGGTCTTCCTGACCGGCGACATCCACACCTCGTGGGCCAGTGAGGTGACCACCCGGGCCACCGGTGCGGCCAACCCGGCCGCCGCCGAGTTCGTGGTGCCCTCGGTGACCAGCGACAACGTCAACGACTTCCTGGGCCTGCCGGCGGGCAACCCGCTCAGCGCCCTCGGTACCACCCTGATCCGTTCGACCAATCCGCACGTGCGCTGGACCGAGCTGGACGGGCACGGCTACGGGGTGCTGGAGGTGACCCGACAGCGGTGCCGGATGGACTGGTACCACCTGGCCGACCGCACCCGACGCGCGAGCGCGGCCCGCTGGGTGGCCGGTTGGTCGGTCGGCGCCGGCTCATCGACGCTGCGCCGGGAGAGCGCGCCGGCGGCCTGA